The Oceanotoga teriensis nucleotide sequence AAAGATAAAAGTAAAGAAATAGATATTATTAATCTTCTTTTTGAATCTAAAAATTCTTTATACATTATGTTCACCTCTTATCAGAGCTTCAAAGATTATGTCAAAAGAAATATTCTCATATTCTTCATTTTTTAATTGATCTTTTTTTACAATATAAACATTTGAATTTCCTGCTTTTTTATAAAAATATCCTTTTGGGATATTTGAAACTACTGCCACATAATTTTCTTTTAAATCATCTATTGATGAATTTTCAATTATTTTACCTTTATTCAGTATTATGGTTTTATCTGCTAATTTTTCTACTTCTGTTAGTATATGACTTGTATAAATTATTGATTTATTGTTAAAAGTTAAATCTCTAAAAAATTTAAAGATCATATTTCTTTTTATAGTGTCTATATTATTTACTGGTTCGTCTAATATATATAAATCTGCATTTGTTGACAAAATTATTATATTGTATAGTATAGATCTATTTCCATTAGATAAATTAATGATTTTATCATCATTTAATTCAAAAATATTTAAAAATTGTTTTGCTTTATTTATATCAAAACGATTATCATATTTTTGAAGTATTTTGAATATTTTCGAGATTTTATAATTTTCATA carries:
- a CDS encoding ATP-binding cassette domain-containing protein, with the translated sequence MQIKNLNKKYNNKIILENINFEIETGHILSIIGPNGAGKTTLLKIITGLIKKYEGEVSINDNFVYLPENKSLYENYKISKIFKILQKYDNRFDINKAKQFLNIFELNDDKIINLSNGNRSILYNIIILSTNADLYILDEPVNNIDTIKRNMIFKFFRDLTFNNKSIIYTSHILTEVEKLADKTIILNKGKIIENSSIDDLKENYVAVVSNIPKGYFYKKAGNSNVYIVKKDQLKNEEYENISFDIIFEALIRGEHNV